Proteins from a genomic interval of Vicia villosa cultivar HV-30 ecotype Madison, WI unplaced genomic scaffold, Vvil1.0 ctg.000287F_1_1, whole genome shotgun sequence:
- the LOC131626446 gene encoding zinc finger BED domain-containing protein RICESLEEPER 2-like, which translates to MESWVRVQPNQNLPINEVGSTATVAPESVNAQPSKKRKSSASGSRQLSACWEHFIRLPDDLVDAPTAACKHCHKKYLCDPRTHGTTNLNHHIKKCPKMPLAVSTDPTQTILTYPTVDGDLVQVSFRFDKKACRSALSIFVVLDEQPFSAVEREGFKFYSKVMQPQFSIPSRRTVARDCFQLHLDEKEKLKAFFKSDCNRVALTTDCWSSLQNLNYLTLTAHFVDNEWKYQKRIISFAVIPDHKGGTVGRKIEEVLKDWGIRNVSTITVDNATANDVVVTYLKKKIANMNGLMGDGECFHMRCSAHILNLVVNEGLKDKHLAVTSVRDAVRFVKSSPQRGAKFKECIGFAEITCKKLVCLDVSTRWNATYLMLKAAEKFQLAFEKLEDEDSSYREFFGKVSSIYCELQQATMNLNYIFASVGGDMMEKYNKYWGSADKMNKMIYFGIIFDPRYKLRFIEWTFKDMYGVGSKLGSDLLKAIKESLQKLYDWYKQAYDQKLNSGQPLGSGGQASNF; encoded by the exons ATGGAATCTTGGG TGAGGGTTCAGCCTAATCAAAATCTACCAATTAATGAAGTCGGTTCAACTGCAACGGTTGCACCTGAATCAGTTAATGCACAACCTTCAAAGAAAAGGAAATCTAGTGCAAGTGGTTCTAGACAATTATCTGCTTGCTGGGAACATTTTATTAGGTTACCCGATGACTTAGTCGATGCTCCCACTGCAGCTTGCAAACACTGCCACAAAAAATACTTGTGTGACCCTAGGACTCACGGCACCACCAACTTGAACCATCATATTAAAAAATGTCCTAAGATGCCCCTTGCTGTGTCAACTGACCCCACACAAACTATTCTAACATACCCAACTGTAGATGGTGACCTGGTTCAAGTTAGCTTTAGATTTGACAAGAAAGCTTGCAGGAGTGCTTTGTCAATTTTTGTAGTGCTAGATGAGCAGCCATTTAGTGCAGTGGAACGTGAAGGGTTTAAATTTTATTCTAAAGTAATGCAGCCCCAATTTTCCATCCCATCTAGGCGTACAGTAGCTAGGGACTGTTTTCAGCTACACttggatgaaaaagaaaaattaaaggcCTTTTTTAAGTCTGACTGCAATAGGGTAGCACTTACTACTGATTGTTGGAGTTCTTTACAAAATCTCAACTACTTGACCCTTACGGCACACTTTGTGGATAACGAATGGAAGTACCAAAAAAGAATTATAAGCTTTGCCGTAATCCCAGACCACAAGGGTGGCACTGTAGGTAGGAAGATTGAAGAAGTGTTAAAGGATTGGGGGATTAGGAATGTGTCAACCATAACTGTTGATAATGCCACTGCAAATGATGTGGTTGTGACATATCTGAAGAAAAAAATAGCAAATATGAATGGGTTGATGGGGGATGGAGAATGTTTTCATATGAGGTGTTCTGCTCATATTTTGAACTTGGTGGTAAATGAGGGATTGAAAGATAAACATTTAGCTGTAACTAGTGTTAGGGATGCTGTTAGATTTGTCAAGTCATCACCTCAAAGGGGAGCCAAGTTTAAAGAATGCATTGGATTTGCTGAAATAACTTGTAAAAAGTTGGTTTGTCTCGATGTTTCAACTCGTTGGAACGCGACATATTTAATGCTAAAGGCTGCGGAGAAGTTTCAACTCGCATTTGAAAAACTTGAGGATGAAGACTCGAGCTACAGGGAGTTCTTTGGAAAAG TGTCTTCCATTTATTGTGAGTTGCAGCAAGCTACTATGaacttaaattatatttttgcaAGTGTGGGTGGGGATATGATGGAAAAGTATAATAAGTATTGGGGGAGTGCTGATAAGATGAACAAAATGATATATTTTGGTATTATTTTTGATCCAAGATACAAGTTGAGATTTATTGAGTGGACTTTTAAGGATATGTATGGAGTTGGATCCAAGCTTGGTAGTGACTTGCTCAAAGCTATAAAAGAGAGTTTACAAAAGTTGTATGATTGGTATAAGCAAGCTTATGACCAAAAACTCAATTCTGGACAGCCTCTTGGTAGTGGTGGACAAGCATCCAATTTCTGA